In the genome of Pedosphaera parvula Ellin514, one region contains:
- a CDS encoding GNAT family N-acetyltransferase yields the protein MTIRPLTSSDAPAYQHIRQCALKDVPQFVGPSAEWEALCDLAELQSRMDRYESEGTYLFGCFLDDVCAGVAAMSRKLNPKYSHKVFFWGFYILPAYRGRSLGRHLMEARIEFARSLPGVRFATLQVTTTNEPARILHQRFGFVSCGIEPQALHLDGKFYDFELMQLDLNRAV from the coding sequence ATGACCATCCGCCCACTCACCTCATCCGACGCGCCCGCATACCAGCACATTCGCCAATGCGCGCTCAAGGATGTCCCGCAATTCGTAGGCCCCTCTGCCGAGTGGGAAGCCCTCTGCGACCTCGCCGAGTTGCAGTCCCGCATGGACCGTTACGAATCCGAGGGCACTTATCTCTTCGGTTGCTTTCTGGACGATGTGTGCGCCGGCGTCGCCGCAATGAGCCGCAAACTCAATCCTAAATACTCCCATAAGGTCTTTTTCTGGGGATTCTATATCTTACCCGCTTACCGTGGACGCTCCCTCGGCCGCCATTTGATGGAGGCTCGTATTGAATTCGCGCGCAGCCTTCCCGGCGTCCGATTCGCTACGTTACAAGTGACAACTACCAACGAACCCGCCCGCATCCTCCATCAACGCTTCGGCTTCGTCAGTTGCGGCATCGAACCCCAGGCCCTGCACCTCGACGGAAAATTCTATGACTTCGAACTGATGCAATTGGACCTGAACCGTGCTGTTTAA
- a CDS encoding GNAT family N-acetyltransferase has translation MHPSIRQATRQDTEAVAGILSEAARWLQESGMAMWRNEELLPSHIAADVDAGLFFIAECNGEPAGVVKFQLEDKLFWPDIPLAKSGFVHRLAVRRRFAGGGISSVLLSWAVERTRLLGREHLRLDCEASRPRLKAVYEKFGFRHHSDRQVGPYFVSRYEYKVT, from the coding sequence ATGCACCCATCCATCCGACAAGCGACGCGACAAGATACTGAAGCGGTCGCTGGTATTCTCTCTGAGGCGGCGCGCTGGTTGCAGGAGAGCGGAATGGCCATGTGGAGAAATGAGGAGTTGCTGCCATCACACATCGCTGCCGATGTCGATGCCGGGCTGTTCTTCATTGCTGAGTGTAATGGTGAGCCAGCTGGCGTTGTGAAGTTTCAGCTCGAAGACAAACTGTTCTGGCCAGACATTCCGCTCGCAAAGTCCGGTTTTGTGCATCGGCTTGCGGTCAGAAGGAGGTTCGCAGGGGGTGGCATTTCTTCGGTTTTGTTGAGTTGGGCGGTTGAGAGGACGCGTCTCCTTGGCAGAGAACATTTGCGCCTCGACTGTGAGGCATCACGCCCACGCCTGAAGGCCGTGTACGAAAAATTCGGATTCCGCCATCACAGCGACAGGCAGGTTGGCCCGTATTTTGTTTCACGTTATGAATACAAAGTCACGTGA